Proteins encoded within one genomic window of Fragaria vesca subsp. vesca linkage group LG1, FraVesHawaii_1.0, whole genome shotgun sequence:
- the LOC101307341 gene encoding cactin-like, whose product MSRHRRRRSESSDSDESHGRHHRKKRRMSAAEENRMIAEYLAKKAEKKALKLEKKKKTETFVWKKKIERDVCQGRIDDSYFAVKDEEERRAEIEKVQRRREERARQRAQREEEMELLARERARAEFQDWEKKEEEFNYEQSRIKSEKRLREGRFKPIDHLVLMSKHLNGGSESDDEFDQMEMDLKEPYMHAFKGLAVEGLEELRADIQMNVDHCNSAIPEQSVFWKFWKALLVVCDSELVEARRKDAADRARVRGEEPPAERKGLHSSVEADVKAVLDQYSTFRELELLEHQTEEKVNGEDKLTEFWEAILSQLPLLKAKAYLKEQYAKILDKYLQRLEQEVVDGEDNFDIVPGSRADSMEEEEREDEAGSFSPQAFHGDEKDQLIDAEEDRALLERKRMAVKQRRNQAAAATAKPPQEDDLEMKQVAMRAMGDKREGDVVFGSDNEVNINPSELTYNSLNDKYRPRKPKYYNRFHTGFEWNKYNQTHYDHDNPPPKVVLGYKFNIFYPDLIDRTRTPIYRIEKDEGVDNKNNNTCIIRFSVGPPYEDIAFRIVNRDWELSHKKGFKCTFERGILQLYFNFKRYRYRR is encoded by the coding sequence ATGAGTCGGCATAGAAGAAGAAGATCGGAGTCCTCCGACAGCGATGAGAGCCATGGCCGTCACCACCGCAAGAAGAGGAGGATGTCAGCGGCGGAGGAGAATAGAATGATTGCCGAGTACTTGGCCAAGAAGGCAGAGAAGAAGGCTTTGAAGCTAGAGAAGAAGAAGAAGACGGAGACATTTGTATGGAAAAAGAAGATTGAGCGTGATGTTTGCCAAGGCCGTATTGACGACTCCTACTTTGCAGTTAAAGATGAGGAAGAGAGGAGGGCAGAGATCGAAAAGGTGCAGAGAAGAAGGGAAGAAAGGGCACGTCAAAGAGCACAACGTGAGGAGGAGATGGAGCTCTTAGCAAGAGAACGTGCAAGGGCTGAGTTCCAAGATTGGGAGAAGAAAGAAGAAGAGTTTAACTATGAACAAAGCAGGATCAAATCGGAGAAGAGGTTGCGAGAAGGGCGTTTCAAGCCGATTGATCATCTAGTTTTAATGTCTAAGCATCTCAATGGTGGCTCTGAATCTGATGATGAGTTTGATCAGATGGAGATGGATTTGAAGGAGCCTTACATGCATGCTTTCAAGGGCTTGGCAGTGGAGGGATTGGAGGAGCTTCGGGCCGATATTCAAATGAATGTTGATCATTGTAACAGTGCTATCCCAGAGCAATCAGTGTTTTGGAAGTTTTGGAAGGCACTTCTGGTGGTTTGTGACTCGGAGCTAGTTGAGGCTCGGAGAAAGGATGCAGCGGATCGAGCTAGGGTTCGTGGAGAGGAACCTCCCGCGGAGCGAAAAGGGTTGCATTCTAGTGTGGAAGCAGATGTCAAGGCTGTTCTAGATCAATATAGTACTTTTAGGGAGTTGGAATTATTGGAACACCAAACTGAGGAGAAGGTGAATGGAGAAGACAAACTTACTGAATTTTGGGAGGCTATTCTTTCACAGCTTCCCTTATTAAAGGCTAAGGCATATTTGAAAGAGCAGTATGCTAAGATTTTGGACAAGTATCTGCAACGACTCGAACAAGAGGTGGTGGATGGTGAAGACAACTTTGATATAGTCCCTGGCTCACGAGCTGACTCCATGGAAGAAGAGGAGAGGGAAGATGAGGCAGGCTCATTTTCGCCACAAGCGTTCCATGGAGATGAAAAGGACCAATTGATTGATGCTGAAGAGGACAGGGCTTTGCTCGAGAGGAAGCGCATGGCTGTGAAACAAAGACGAAATCAAGCAGCTGCCGCGACAGCGAAGCCTCCACAAGAAGACGACTTGGAGATGAAGCAAGTGGCAATGAGAGCCATGGGAGACAAGAGGGAAGGAGATGTGGTGTTCGGGTCCGATAATGAAGTGAACATCAACCCATCAGAGCTCACATACAACTCATTGAATGACAAGTACCGGCCTAGAAAGCCGAAGTATTACAACCGATTTCACACAGGATTTGAATGGAACAAGTACAACCAGACTCACTATGATCATGATAATCCGCCTCCAAAGGTTGTGCTAGGATATAAGTTCAACATATTCTATCCTGACCTTATTGACAGGACAAGGACTCCGATTTATCGCATTGAGAAGGATGAGGGTGTAGATAACAAGAACAATAACACTTGCATTATAAGGTTTAGTGTAGGGCCACCTTATGAGGACATTGCATTCCGGATAGTTAACAGAGATTGGGAACTCTCTCACAAGAAGGGGTTCAAGTGCACATTTGAGCGCGGCATATTGCAGCTTTACTTCAACTTCAAACGTTACCGATACCGCAGGTGA
- the LOC101300560 gene encoding glucan endo-1,3-beta-glucosidase 13-like, giving the protein MGCGFRLVFAILQLLVILDLCEGSIVGICYGRNADDLPTPDKAAQLVQLHNIKYVRIYDSNIQVLKAFANTGVELMIGVPNSDLLPFSQFQTNADTWLKNSILPYYPATKITYITVGAEVTETTGNVSALVVPAMRNVLTALKKAGLSKKIKVSSTHSLGVLSRSFPPSAGAFSSSYASFLKPLLEFLAENQSPFMIDIYPYYAYRDSPSNVTLDYALFQASSEVIDPNTGLLYTNMFDAQIDAIYYALMGLNFKTINVMVTETGWPSKGSPKETAATPDNAQTYNTNLIRHVINNTGTPAKPGEKVDTYLFSLFNENRKPGLESERNWGLFYPDQTSVYNLDFTGKNAVDMTTNNVTSSNATTTWCIASSKASEADLQNALDWACGSGNVDCTPIQPSQPCFEPDNTVSHASYAFNVYYQQNGATDIACSFGGSGIKVDKNPSYDSCLYMTAGSNKTIASSNTTAISSTSSSATVKGVPAWIFTCFLATFISFLFRS; this is encoded by the exons ATGGGTTGTGGGTTCAGGCTTGTCTTTGCCATTTTGCAGCTGCTTGTGATTTTGG ATCTTTGTGAAGGAAGCATTGTGGGAATTTGCTATGGAAGAAATGCCGATGACCTTCCAACACCTGATAAAGCTGCCCAGCTTGTGCAGCTTCACAACATCAAATATGTTCGGATTTATGACTCCAACATACAGGTCCTCAAGGCCTTTGCGAACACCGGTGTTGAACTTATGATTGGGGTTCCAAACTCAGACTTGTTGCCATTTTCCCAGTTCCAAACTAATGCAGATACCTGGCTTAAGAACAGCATTCTGCCTTACTATCCGGCTACAAAGATCACATACATAACAGTGGGAGCTGAAGTAACTGAGACCACTGGTAATGTCTCTGCCCTTGTAGTACCTGCCATGAGAAATGTCCTCACAGCACTGAAGAAAGCCGGTCTTAGTAAGAAGATTAAAGTATCAAGTACACATTCCCTCGGTGTTCTGTCTAGATCATTTCCTCCCTCTGCAGGAGCGTTTAGTAGCAGCTACGCGTCTTTCCTGAAGCCCCTGTTGGAATTTCTTGCGGAAAACCAGTCACCCTTCATGATTGATATATATCCATACTATGCTTACAGAGATTCCCCAAGCAATGTCACTCTTGACTATGCTCTTTTTCAGGCATCCTCAGAAGTTATTGATCCGAATACTGGTTTGCTGTATACTAACATGTTTGATGCTCAGATAGATGCTATATATTATGCACTGATGGGTCTGAATTTCAAAACAATCAATGTTATGGTCACTGAGACAGGCTGGCCGTCAAAAGGATCGCCGAAAGAGACAGCTGCAACTCCTGACAATGCCCAAACTTACAATACAAATCTGATTCGCCATGTCATTAACAATACTGGTACACCTGCAAAGCCAGGAGAGAAAGTGGATACCTACCTCTTCTCTTTGTTCAATGAAAATAGGAAGCCTGGATTGGAATCTGAGAGGAATTGGGGGCTATTTTATCCTGACCAGACAAGCGTCTACAACCTAGATTTCACTGGAAAAAATGCTGTGGATATGACCACAAATAATGTTACCAGTTCAAATGCAACAACAACCTGGTGCATTGCTTCAAGTAAAGCTTCTGAAGCAGACTTGCAGAATGCCTTGGATTGGGCTTGTGGTTCTGGGAATGTGGACTGTACTCCTATTCAGCCTAGCCAGCCTTGTTTCGAGCCAGATAATACAGTGTCTCATGCATCTTATGCTTTCAACGTTTATTACCAGCAAAATGGGGCTACAGATATTGCTTGCAGTTTTGGAGGGTCAGGGATTAAAGTCGATAAGAACCCAA GCTATGACAGCTGCCTCTATATGACTGCAGG GAGCAACAAAACTATTGCTAGTAGTAATACAACAGCAATATCTTCTACTTCCTCCTCTGCCACGGTGAAGGGTGTTCCAGCATGGATTTTCACTTGCTTTCTTGCCACCTTCATATCATTTCTTTTTCGAAGTTGA
- the LOC101300277 gene encoding pentatricopeptide repeat-containing protein At5g65560-like produces MVNAYCRLGNVGDANVKKDVDSAFRTFRVMPDKGCARDVVSYNVLIHGLCEAGRSGEAFELFGNMEKDECVPDAPTYNVLVHALCRGGRRLEGMNLFKEMKEKGCEPSVNTYNVLITSLCDENKVEYARKVLDLMSKKGLVPDVVTYNALIDGYCKDGAVEVAFEILGLMESSKCRPNARTFTELIHGFCKRNNVHQAMALLDRMLEMKLSPDRITYNSLINGQCKAGHVDSAYRLLNLMKHSSLVPDQWTYSVIIDSLCKLGRLEEAQVLFDSLKEKGIKSNEVIFTALLDGYCKVGKIDDARTLFDRMCAEGCFPNSYTYCAFLGGLCKEGKTKEALSVVEQMLSAGVKPTVHTCNILINHVLKEGDFNHAQRFLNEFVSLGYRPDAVMYGTFVHAYCSIGNIKEAEKVMIKMDGEGVSADSLTYAFLIEAYLRLGLVESAFDVFRRMFDAHCNPCHRIYSLLIKHLSNEKLLKSNDNVVGLHMVSSVPSADIWKTVDFEIGLELLEKMDEHGCAPNMNTYSELIVAFCRVRNLEVARKLYAHMRDNSISPSEDICNSLLKCCCELKVYGEAAILVDTMIQLGYLPALEFCKLLVCGLFEEENNEKAKSVFCRILCCAYNYDEVAWKVLLEGLLKRGHINRCSEMVTVIEHMGYKLHPETYSMLIEGFDGI; encoded by the exons ATGGTGAATGCTTACTGTAGATTAGGCAATGTGGGTGACGCTAATGT GAAAAAAGATGTGGATAGTGCTTTTAGGACTTTTAGGGTGATGCCCGACAAGGGTTGTGCAAGAGATGTGGTTTCGTATAATGTGTTGATTCATGGGTTATGTGAGGCTGGGAGGAGTGGCGAGGCATTTGAGTTGTTTGGTAATATGGAGAAGGATGAGTGTGTACCAGATGCGCCGACTTATAATGTTCTTGTTCATGCTTTGTGTAGAGGGGGGAGGAGGTTAGAAGGGATGAATTTGTTTAAGGAGATGAAGGAGAAGGGGTGTGAGCCTAGTGTAAATACTTATAATGTGCTTATTACTAGCCTGTGTGACGAAAATAAGGTTGAGTATGCTAGAAAGGTTCTGGACCTGATGTCGAAGAAAGGGTTGGTTCCAGATGTCGTCACGTACAATGCATTGATTGATGGGTATTGCAAGGATGGTGCGGTTGAGGTTGCGTTTGAGATTCTGGGTTTGATGGAATCTAGCAAGTGTCGTCCGAATGCTCGCACGTTTACTGAATTGATTCATGGGTTTTGTAAAAGGAATAATGTGCACCAAGCGATGGCGCTTCTTGATAGGATGCTTGAAATGAAGCTGTCACCAGACCGGATTACATATAATTCGTTGATCAATGGGCAGTGTAAAGCAGGTCATGTAGATAGTGCTTATAGGTTGCTCAATTTGATGAAACATAGTAGTTTAGTTCCTGACCAGTGGACTTACAGTGTTATCATCGACAGTCTCTGTAAGTTAGGGAGATTAGAAGAAGCTCAAGTCCTCTTTGATTCCCTCAAGGAGAAAGGCATCAAGTCTAATGAGGTGATATTTACTGCTTTACTTGATGGTTACTGCAAGGTTGGGAAAATCGATGATGCTCGCACTTTATTTGATAGAATGTGTGCTGAGGGTTGTTTCCCAAACTCATATACTTACTGTGCGTTCCTAGGTGGGCTGTGCAAGGAAGGAAAAACAAAGGAAGCATTATCAGTGGTGGAACAGATGTTAAGTGCTGGTGTGAAGCCTACAGTCCACACGTGTAACATTCTAATTAACCATGTGCTGAAAGAAGGGGATTTCAACCATGCTCAGAGGTTTCTAAATGAATTTGTTTCTCTTGGTTACCGACCTGATGCAGTTATGTACGGTACATTTGTTCATGCATACTGCAGCATAGGTAATATTAAAGAAGCAGAGAAGGTAATGATTAAGATGGATGGAGAAGGAGTTTCTGCAGATTCATTGACTTATGCATTTTTGATCGAGGCATATCTCCGTTTGGGATTAGTAGAGTCTGCATTTGATGTCTTTAGGCGCATGTTTGATGCTCATTGCAACCCTTGTCATCGCATCTATTCATTACTAATCAAACACCTGTCAAATGAAAAGTTGCTGAAGAGCAACGATAATGTAGTAGGACTTCATATGGTTTCAAGTGTACCATCAGCTGATATATGGAAGACAGTGGATTTTGAAATTGGTTTAGAGCTCCTTGAGAAGATGGATGAACATGGTTGTGCGCCGAATATGAACACTTACAGCGAGCTCATAGTAGCATTTTGCAGAGTTAGGAACTTGGAAGTAGCCCGTAAGTTGTATGCTCATATGAGAGATAACAGCATTTCTCCCAGTGAGGATATTTGTAATTCTCTTCTTAAATGTTGCTGCGAGTTGAAAGTGTATGGAGAAGCCGCCATTCTGGTGGACACTATGATACAGCTCGGTTATTTACCAGCATTGGAGTTCTGCAAATTGCTTGTATGTGGACTTTTTGAAGAAGAGAACAACGAGAAGGCAAAATCTGTTTTTTGCAGAATACTTTGTTGCGCATATAACTACGATGAAGTAGCTTGGAAAGTTCTTCTTGAAGGTTTACTTAAAAGAGGTCATATCAACAGATGCTCTGAGATGGTAACCGTCATCGAGCATATGGGTTACAAACTTCATCCTGAGACCTATTCAATGTTGATCGAGGGATTTGATGGAATATAA
- the LOC101307630 gene encoding monoglyceride lipase-like produces MATDIRYEEEYILNSRGMKLFTCQWLLGDDKPPKALIFICHGYGMECSITMKSTATRLAEAGFAVYGIDYEGHGKSSGLKGYVKSFDRVVEDCTNHFTNICAREENKGKKKYLLGESMGGAVALLVHRKKPQYWDGAVLAAPMCKIADDMRPSPTVISVLKKLCRVIPTWKIIPTHDIIDVAFKEPEVRKQTRENPYCYKGRPRLKTGYELLRVSTDIEQRLQEITLAFLVLHGEEDEVTDPSVSKLLYEEASSCDKTLKLYPNMWHGLLYGEPLENTEIVFSDIINWLDGRSAC; encoded by the coding sequence ATGGCCACTGATATCAGATACGAAGAGGAGTACATCCTAAACTCAAGAGGAATGAAGCTTTTCACATGCCAATGGCTTCTGGGGGATGACAAACCACCCAAGGCGTTGATCTTCATCTGCCATGGCTACGGCATGGAGTGCAGCATCACCATGAAGAGTACAGCAACCAGACTAGCCGAAGCGGGGTTTGCCGTATACGGGATAGATTACGAAGGCCATGGAAAGTCGTCAGGGCTTAAGGGCTATGTCAAGAGTTTCGATCGTGTTGTTGAGGACTGCACCAACCACTTTACAAATATATGTGCAAGAGAAGAGAACAAAGGTAAAAAGAAGTATCTGTTGGGAGAGTCGATGGGAGGAGCAGTGGCTCTTCTTGTTCATAGGAAAAAGCCACAGTACTGGGATGGTGCGGTCTTAGCTGCACCTATGTGCAAGATTGCAGATGATATGAGGCCATCTCCTACTGTGATCAGTGTTTTGAAGAAGCTCTGCAGGGTTATTCCGACTTGGAAAATAATCCCCACGCATGATATCATCGATGTTGCGTTTAAAGAACCTGAGGTTAGGAAACAGACGAGGGAGAACCCTTACTGCTACAAAGGCCGACCTCGTCTGAAAACCGGCTACGAACTCCTGAGGGTCAGCACAGATATTGAACAGAGGCTTCAGGAGATCACATTGGCTTTCCTAGTTCTCCATGGCGAAGAGGATGAAGTTACTGACCCATCAGTTAGCAAACTGCTTTACGAGGAGGCATCGAGTTGTGATAAGACACTGAAGTTGTATCCAAATATGTGGCACGGTCTGCTCTATGGAGAACCACTTGAGAATACTGAGATTGTGTTTTCAGACATAATCAACTGGTTAGACGGGAGAAGTGCCTGCTGA
- the LOC101301131 gene encoding profilin-like produces MSWQTYVDEHLMCDIDGNGQHLAAAAIVGHDGSPWAKSASFPQFKAEEIAGIMKDFDEPGHLAPTGLHLGGVKYMVIAGEAGAVIRGKKGSGGITIKKTGQALVFGIYEEPVTPGQCNMVVERLGDYLADQGL; encoded by the exons ATGTCGTGGCAGACTTATGTAGATGAACACTTGATGTGTGACATTGATGGCAATGGCCAGCATCTTGCGGCCGCGGCCATTGTTGGTCATGATGGCAGCCCCTGGGCCAAGAGTGCTAGCTTCCCTCAG TTTAAGGCTGAGGAGATTGCTGGTATCATGAAAGATTTCGATGAACCTGGACACCTTGCTCCGACCGGCTTGCACCTTGGGGGAGTAAAGTACATGGTAATCGCAGGAGAAGCCGGTGCTGTCATCCGTGGAAAGAAG GGCTCTGGAGGCATCACTATTAAGAAAACCGGACAAGCACTAGTATTCGGAATCTATGAAGAACCAGTGACTCCAGGACAGTGCAACATGGTTGTTGAGAGGTTGGGTGATTACCTTGCTGATCAAGGCCTCTAG
- the LOC101300846 gene encoding profilin-like, whose product MSWQTYVDDHLMCEIEGNHLSAAAIIGQDGSVWAQSATFPQLKPEEVTGIVKDFDEPGTLAPTGLYLGGTKYMVIQGEPGAVIRGKKGPGGVTVKKTTLALLIGIYDEPMTPGQCNMIVERLGDYLVEQGL is encoded by the exons ATGTCGTGGCAAACTTACGTCGATGACCACCTCATGTGCGAAATCGAAGGCAACCACCTCTCTGCCGCCGCCATCATCGGCCAAGACGGCAGCGTTTGGGCCCAGAGCGCCACCTTCCCTCAG TTGAAGCCTGAAGAGGTTACTGGCATTGTGAAAGACTTTGATGAACCTGGAACACTTGCTCCTACTGGGTTGTATCTTGGAGGCACCAAGTACATGGTGATCCAAGGAGAGCCTGGAGCTGTCATCAGAGGGAAGAAG GGGCCTGGAGGTGTTACTGTGAAGAAGACTACTCTGGCTTTGCTCATTGGGATCTATGATGAGCCAATGACTCCTGGACAATGCAACATGATTGTGGAGAGGCTTGGCGATTATCTGGTTGAGCAGGGTCTCTAG